The sequence below is a genomic window from Candidatus Thiodiazotropha endoloripes.
TGCGTGCCCTGGAGCGGATTGGCGGTCACGCCAAGAATATCGGTGGCTTTGTGATTTTTCTGGTCACTGGAAAAGATGTTCGGCACGAGGACATTCATGCGATTACCGCTGAGATTGAAGCCAGCCGAGTGGCTGAATAGGCGCCACCAACAGACAACACTCCCCTCATAATGTCCCATCCCTCACGATCTTCTAGAGGGATGGGAATTCGTTATACCAGGTTCACTTATTGCCTTGAGAGAGTTTGCTGATCTTTTTTGCAGCAATGTTGACACTACGGCGCATCAGTTCGAATGAGCGGGTCAATGCACCAATCTCATCATCTCTTTCTGAGTAAAACGGTTGATTGCTACGCCCAAGGCTGACCTCTTTGGCGATCTCTGTGATCTCCTGTATGGGTTGAATGATCTTCTGCTGTACAACCCGGATAAGCACCAGTAGAACGATTGCAAAGAGTACAGTGATTGTTACGATGACAATCAGAAATCGTTTCAGAACGGCGGAGTTGAGATCGGCCAGGGGTACGCCGACCAGGCTGGCGCCGATGATCGTGCCGGTCTTCCAAGCGTATCCGGAATTTGTGCCGTAACGATCAACGATCTCCTGCGGTGCTGTTTTCGCTGAACCATGACAGATCAGGCAACCATCACTGACTTTTGTTGCAGCCGCGGAGATCAGGTATTGGTTACCCTGGATCTCACCGGTCATGACAAGACCGTCATCCGGGTTACCGTAGCGCAACATCTCCAGGACTTTGAGTTCAAGCCCTTGTGGGTAGTTGTCCTTATTGAGTGGATTGTCACTCACCATTCGGATCAGGTAGCTGGGTTGCAGTTTTTTGAACTGAGTTGCCAGCTCCTTTGCCATGACCGTGGATGAGACCACGGGAGGAAAGAAAACCCCCTGGGGTAGGAAGTGGGGTCTGGTCCGCTCCCTGACGATAGAGCGTGCTGAGCGGACCACGTCGACCATGAGCTTGAGTTCCTTGTCAGCTTGAGAATAGAGTTCATCCTTGGTGATGAAATAGATGGTCGGTATGGCAATTAAAATACTGACCAGATAGATGATAAAAAGCCCTCTATAAAAAGCAGTTGAAACAGATCCTGTTTTTGTTGTTTCCCGGGACGCAAGACTCATTGGACTTATCAGCAGCCTGGTTTGCTCAGACCTGACTTACAGGTTGCCGGAAGCGGTTCAAGCATCACTGTTTTAACCGGACGGTTCTGCAGGGTCCACTGGTGCATCGAACCATCGAACAGGCGTGCCATACTGTTGCCGACAAGTTCATGCTCGATAAACCAGGGACCGGCGGCAAGATGACCGCTATTGCAGTAGAAAATGGTCGGTTGGTCGGCTTCGATCCCGCTGATCTCCAGGATCGAACGGTAGGCCTCCGGGGAGTAGAATTTGATTGCATCGCGGTCTTTACGGAACAGCACTTCGGTAGGGAGCATTTTAGCGCCTCTGATATGACCGAAAGCCGAGACATAATCGCGCTTGTTGATGCCGTAGAATTGTTCTGTTCCACGGGCATCGACCAGTTGTACATTGGCTTCGGCGTTAGAGACGTCATTCGGAGTGGCGATCAGTTCAGTGCGGGTTGCAGTGGCCTTCCAGTTACCCGGAGTGGCGGATCCTTCAGTGGTGACCACCTTGTGTCCATCGTTGAGCCAAGCTGCCAGCCCGCCATCCAGTACGGCTACATTGTCTTCACCAAAGTACTTCAATTGCCAGAATAGCCGCAGTGCTTCGTTTACCCGCTTCGGAGTCATGCCGGTGGAAACGATGATAATCGGTTTGCCGGAGTGCAATCCGGCTGTTTGCATGAGTTTTTCGAAGTCATCTTTTTCCGGCAGAAGATATTTTACCTTCTGACCATCAACCTGACGTTCACCGCGAATCGATTTATAGGGCAGCAGAATGGCGTTTTCAATATGTCCACCAGCCTGTGTCAGTACTTCCCGATTCGCTTTTTCCTGTAGCTCAAACACAGGCTGGGTAGTGAAAGTTGGTTTGTTGGAACGTACATCGATGACTTGAACCTCTTGGAGATTCTTGGCCAGCCATTGGGTGTCCACGATTGAGCCGGGCAGTTGTGCAGCGGATGCGTTTCCGATCAGAATGGCGGCGGTAAATATTAGGGGCAATAAAATCCTGTACAGCTTCATTGGTTTCTCCTCATTAAATACTTTTAAATAATCTGAATGGGTAATCTCAAAAATAGTGTTGCTTATTGATTGGTGTGAGAATTTGATGGTGTTTATTACAAGTTGAGAATTGGGTTTAAAGGTTGGTGTTTCTGCTTGAGTCCTGGTGCTTCTCTATTGCTCCCTTCCATGTTGTAAGGGTTTGTCATCTTTCGTTGTGTTGATGGACTTATCGGGGTGTCTGCTGAAGTGGTATTCGGCCTGCTCCGAATGCTTCTGTAGCGATAGGATGGTCTGTGCAAATGGATTGGCCGGTGTGACCGGAAGAGTGTGTTGGATGGCTGGGTTAAGTTGATCGCCTGCAGGATTAACAGCACGGTACACTGGATTATCCGGATTTTCGGGCCAGTGATCCTGTCTTGATTCTGACTGTCTACGGATAGCCGTGAGCAGAACAGTCTGTTAAGACTGATTGGCGGTTTCAGTAACCGGTAACGCCAATACTCCATCGAATCACCAACAAACTGATGCGTATCAGTTCCTTATTAAATGAATCCAAGGTTGTGTGTTGATGTTCAGTGATCCTTCACATCCCTAATAAAGCCAGGGTAATCTAAACCAAATAAAATAACAGAAGCAATAACTATAACTAAATGGTGTTATAAAGCTTGCCTGTTTGTTTCATTCGGTGCAGCTGATAGTGAGCTCGTGTTGAATCGGATTGGTTTGTTGTTTTTGATGATTATGAGGCGGGTCTAAGAAAGCGTTTCTGGTGGTCTGAATCTATACAATTTCTCAAGCGCTGTTTGATGGTTCAAGCTGTACCGTGCTTTGCTTGCAGTCAGTCACACAGATTGGCTGATGATCTTATCGATCTTGAATAGAAGTGACTGTGCGATATCGGGCTGGTCGATCTCATCATTGATGACATCTTTGATTGAATCAAATTCTTTGCATTGTTCAATTGTATCCATAATGAAACTTCCCATCGGGCCAATCTCTTCCGGTAGACTGTTTTCGATTTCGGATCTCTGTTGAGTGGAGAGCAGTATCGGGCGACTGTCGTCGGTGTTGGGTATGACGAAGGCTTGCGGTTGTTCGGGCTCGGCTTGAACCATCTGTTCATGAATGGAGAGGATCTGGTTGAAGATGGTTTCGTTATCTTCAAGCTGCATCTTTTTTATCAGGCTTATACTCTGCTCGAATCGACAGGATCCATGCTTGATATTTGCGATCATTGGTATGGCTTTACCGCCGGTACGCAGTCTGCATTGGAGGGAGACGATACGCCCCTTGTCAAGGCCGAATGTGGCTGAGTGTTGTTCGCTGCTGACGATATAGAGATAGCCAGTGGAGTTGCTCTTGGCTAATAATCTCGCTAAGTGGAAGGTAGTTTGCTTTCATAAGTCACCAATCAGACTGTGATGCGGCCTGCTATATATCTGTTGATGTTTAATAAAACAGGTTTTAAATATAAATTGAAAACCTAACTTTACGCTTACTCGAATCGTAAGATCTTTTTAATAACATATAATTATTTAATATCCTAGCTTAACGACAGCTTATGCTTTTCGATTTGCATCGCAGTCGACAAGTGAAAGGATAGTGTTGGCAGACCCTGGTGTGTTGCGCTTTATCTGTCCGGTGGAAATAGTGCGAAGCAATTCACTTGTCAGTTTTTTATTTCAGTGTTTATTTTGATGGAAGGTAGCGGCTTGGTTAGAAAAAACGTTGTTGAGTTATGACGTCTTTATTGCTGTTTTTCATAGGTTGGCTTGTCGTAATGAAGACGAGGTGTCAGGTTTGCTCTCTGCTATAACAACAACGATCACTACTTTTATAATCGATCTTGATCCCAGCAATGAGATTACAACATCTCTTGTGGATCGACATCGACAGACCAGCGTACCTTACGAGCATGGGGTAGTGTCGCGAATATCTCAATTGCTTCCGACAGCCAACGATGCAGCGGCAGACGCTGGTTTGATTGAATCAGCAGGTGGGCTCTGGTCTTGCCGGCTCGTCGTTCCATGGGGGCGGGGACAGGTCCCCAGAACTCAAGTTCAGCAGCGTGCTGGAGTTTCTGACAGCCTTCTAACAACTGTTTAAGAAACAGCTCAGGATAATCCGATCGATTCGCTTCTGCGCGAATCAGAACCTGATGGGCATAGGGGGGTAACATAGCCATTTGCCGCTCCTGCATTGCCAGCTTGGCAAAAGCCGCATAACCCTGTTGGGTCAGCAGCTGCATCAACGGATGGTCGGGATGACGGGTCTGGATCAGCACTCGTCCCGGGCGTTCGGCCCGCCCAGCCCGGCCGGCCACCTGCAGTATCAGCTGAGCCATCCTTTCAGAAGCTCTGAAATCAGCGCCAAACAGCCCCTGATCCACATCCAGGATGGCCACCAGTGTAACCGAGGGAAAATGGTGTCCTTTGGCGATCATCTGGGTACCGATCAGCAGCGGGATGCTGCCTGAATGGACCTGTTTCAATAATTTTTCCAGGCTTCCCTTGCGGCTGGTGGAGTCCCTGTCGATTCGTGCCAGGGGATATTTAGGAAAGTGTTGGCGTAGGATCTCTTCAACCCGTTCCGTACCCTGACCGAGCGGGCGCAGATCGGGGCTGCCACAGCTGGGACATGCCACTGGCTCTCTCTGCTGGTGACCGCAATGGTGACACCAGAGCAGTTTCTGCTGGCGATGATGGGTCATGCGTGCGTCACATCGGGGACAGTCTGTCAGCCAGCCGCAGGCATGACAGGTCAGCATCGGGGCGTAACCGCGACGGTTGAGAAACAACATCGCCTGCTCACCCGCCTGCAGGGTCTGTTCAAGATGTTTCAGCAGGGCGGGAGAGAGTCCCCCTTTGAGATGGCCATTGCGAATGTCGATCAGTGCAAGGCTGGGCATGCTGGCATCGGCGGCCCGTTTCGGTAGGTCCAGCTGGCGGTAACGGCCCTCCTGGGCGTTTCTCAACGACTCCAGCGACGGGGTTGCGGAGCCCAGTACCACCGGGCAGCCGATCTGCTGTGCGCGAACCAGTGAGATATCCCGGGCGTTGTAACGAAATCCCTCCTGCTGTTTGTAGGAGAGGTCATGCTCCTCGTCGACAATGATCAGACCCAGGCTGGGCATTGGAGTAAACACGGCAGAACGGGTTCCAATGAGGATATGCTGCCGCATCTGACGCATTGCGTGCCAGATCTTTTCCCGCTCTCCATCCGCCAGTGCGGAGTGCAGCACGGCAACCTCATGCCCCATGCGCTGTTGGAAACGCTGCAGCAGTTGCGGGGTCAGGCCGATCTCCGGAACCAGGATCAATGCCTGCCGTCCCTGGGCCAGAACATCGGCGACCAGGTGCAGATAGACTTCGGTTTTGCCGCTGCCGGTTACCCCGTTGAGCAGAAAGGCCTGAAACCCATCCAGATTTTCGCGAACACGGTCTACCGCCTGCTGCTGTTGTGGGTTGAGCTGATAAGCCGCTTCGCTGGGGAGTGTTTGGGGTGGCAGTTCGCAGGGGGTAACCAGACCTTTATCCAGCAGACTGCGCAGTACCGCAGGGGAGAGGTCATGATCCTCCGCAAGCTTGCTTTTGGCCAGACCCTGTGGATGGTGTTGAAGCGCAAGGATTACGCTGCGCTGCTTGGGTGCCCTGGAGAGACTCTCTGCATCGACGGCCTCACCCGCCTGGGTGAGTCGCAGGCCAGGAGGGCTGGCTTTGGATGCGGTCGGCTTTTTTCTCAGGTTCACCGGCAGGGCATGAAATATCACATCGCCCAATGGGTGTTCATAATAATCAGCCGCCCACTTCAGCAGACGCAGGTCTGAAGGCTGAAGCAGCGGAGCCTGGTCGAGTTGAGACAGTGCCCGTTTCAGTTTACCGGCCGGAACTGAAGACTTGTTGTTGGTTGAGATCAGTATGCCAACACGGCTGCTGCGGCCAAAAGGTATCTCAAAT
It includes:
- a CDS encoding Tll0287-like domain-containing protein, translating into MSLASRETTKTGSVSTAFYRGLFIIYLVSILIAIPTIYFITKDELYSQADKELKLMVDVVRSARSIVRERTRPHFLPQGVFFPPVVSSTVMAKELATQFKKLQPSYLIRMVSDNPLNKDNYPQGLELKVLEMLRYGNPDDGLVMTGEIQGNQYLISAAATKVSDGCLICHGSAKTAPQEIVDRYGTNSGYAWKTGTIIGASLVGVPLADLNSAVLKRFLIVIVTITVLFAIVLLVLIRVVQQKIIQPIQEITEIAKEVSLGRSNQPFYSERDDEIGALTRSFELMRRSVNIAAKKISKLSQGNK
- a CDS encoding sulfurtransferase, whose product is MKLYRILLPLIFTAAILIGNASAAQLPGSIVDTQWLAKNLQEVQVIDVRSNKPTFTTQPVFELQEKANREVLTQAGGHIENAILLPYKSIRGERQVDGQKVKYLLPEKDDFEKLMQTAGLHSGKPIIIVSTGMTPKRVNEALRLFWQLKYFGEDNVAVLDGGLAAWLNDGHKVVTTEGSATPGNWKATATRTELIATPNDVSNAEANVQLVDARGTEQFYGINKRDYVSAFGHIRGAKMLPTEVLFRKDRDAIKFYSPEAYRSILEISGIEADQPTIFYCNSGHLAAGPWFIEHELVGNSMARLFDGSMHQWTLQNRPVKTVMLEPLPATCKSGLSKPGC
- a CDS encoding primosomal protein N'; this translates as MESDTILKIALAGPLRGFFDYLPPEDNVTTLTPGCRFEIPFGRSSRVGILISTNNKSSVPAGKLKRALSQLDQAPLLQPSDLRLLKWAADYYEHPLGDVIFHALPVNLRKKPTASKASPPGLRLTQAGEAVDAESLSRAPKQRSVILALQHHPQGLAKSKLAEDHDLSPAVLRSLLDKGLVTPCELPPQTLPSEAAYQLNPQQQQAVDRVRENLDGFQAFLLNGVTGSGKTEVYLHLVADVLAQGRQALILVPEIGLTPQLLQRFQQRMGHEVAVLHSALADGEREKIWHAMRQMRQHILIGTRSAVFTPMPSLGLIIVDEEHDLSYKQQEGFRYNARDISLVRAQQIGCPVVLGSATPSLESLRNAQEGRYRQLDLPKRAADASMPSLALIDIRNGHLKGGLSPALLKHLEQTLQAGEQAMLFLNRRGYAPMLTCHACGWLTDCPRCDARMTHHRQQKLLWCHHCGHQQREPVACPSCGSPDLRPLGQGTERVEEILRQHFPKYPLARIDRDSTSRKGSLEKLLKQVHSGSIPLLIGTQMIAKGHHFPSVTLVAILDVDQGLFGADFRASERMAQLILQVAGRAGRAERPGRVLIQTRHPDHPLMQLLTQQGYAAFAKLAMQERQMAMLPPYAHQVLIRAEANRSDYPELFLKQLLEGCQKLQHAAELEFWGPVPAPMERRAGKTRAHLLIQSNQRLPLHRWLSEAIEIFATLPHARKVRWSVDVDPQEML